Proteins from a single region of Mucilaginibacter daejeonensis:
- the recF gene encoding DNA replication/repair protein RecF (All proteins in this family for which functions are known are DNA-binding proteins that assist the filamentation of RecA onto DNA for the initiation of recombination or recombinational repair.), translated as MYLQQLTVINFKNYTEAELQFSRGVNAFTGNNGAGKTNVLDAIHFLALCKSYFNTIDIQQVKQGADFFMLNGTFERDDVPEMVACSVKRGQKKLFKRNKKEYQRLADHIGQFPLVMVSPYDSSIIMEGSEERRRFVDNVISQADDRYLDELIVYNKVLANRNALLKSIADTGRFDPPLLEILDEQLVASGTRIFQKRRAFMETFTTIFDQYYRFLTGEAERVELVYDSQLLNAGLGELLKRSTEKDRALERTTSGIHRDDLVFSIHGMPLKKFGSQGQQKSFLIALKLSQYNYLLQQKGFKPLLLLDDIFDKLDEHRITKLMQLVSQHEFGQVFITDASAGRVQRIFEQIGVDLKLFNVAGGEIVSGE; from the coding sequence ATGTATCTGCAGCAACTTACCGTCATCAATTTCAAGAATTACACCGAGGCCGAGCTCCAGTTCAGCAGGGGAGTGAATGCTTTTACGGGTAACAATGGCGCAGGTAAGACCAACGTTCTGGATGCCATCCACTTTCTGGCGCTTTGCAAGAGCTACTTCAATACCATCGACATACAGCAGGTCAAGCAAGGTGCCGATTTCTTTATGCTGAACGGCACTTTTGAGCGCGATGATGTGCCCGAAATGGTGGCCTGTTCGGTGAAACGGGGACAAAAGAAGCTGTTCAAACGTAACAAAAAAGAGTATCAGCGTTTGGCTGATCATATCGGGCAGTTTCCCCTGGTGATGGTGTCGCCATATGATTCGAGCATCATTATGGAAGGCAGCGAGGAGCGCAGGCGTTTTGTAGATAACGTGATATCACAGGCCGACGACCGCTACCTCGACGAGCTGATCGTATATAACAAGGTACTGGCCAATCGTAATGCCCTGTTAAAAAGTATTGCAGATACCGGTCGTTTCGATCCGCCCTTGCTGGAGATACTGGACGAGCAACTGGTTGCGTCAGGTACGCGCATCTTTCAAAAGCGCCGGGCGTTCATGGAAACGTTCACCACCATATTTGATCAGTATTACCGCTTCCTTACGGGGGAGGCCGAAAGGGTAGAGCTGGTATATGATTCGCAATTGCTGAATGCCGGCCTGGGCGAACTGCTCAAACGCAGTACCGAAAAGGACCGGGCCCTCGAGCGTACCACGTCTGGCATACACCGCGATGACCTGGTGTTCAGCATACATGGCATGCCGCTTAAAAAGTTCGGGTCGCAGGGGCAACAAAAGTCATTTTTGATCGCGCTCAAACTATCGCAGTACAATTACCTGTTACAGCAAAAGGGCTTCAAGCCTTTGCTTTTGCTGGATGATATATTTGACAAGCTCGACGAGCACCGGATCACCAAGCTTATGCAACTGGTATCACAGCATGAATTTGGCCAGGTGTTCATCACCGATGCCAGCGCCGGCCGGGTTCAGCGCATATTTGAGCAAATAGGCGTCGACCTCAAATTGTTCAATGTGGCCGGGGGAGAGATAGTGAGCGGTGAGTAA
- a CDS encoding tetratricopeptide repeat protein, with translation MSKTEVNANVAPEQKRTVPTGGFVMENQKSLLFIGAAIVALIAIYIAYQKLYLAPREVEAANQMHVAQGYWDKKEWDKALKGDASYPGFEKIMADYSNTKAANLAYYYAGVAYLNKGEFGKAIENLNNFRSDDNMVAAEALGSVGDAYVELKKYDEAESSFKKAVDKANNKFLSPFYLKKLGLVQEALKDYAGAAESYNKIKSDYPASAEAQSIDAYIGRVEAKQ, from the coding sequence ATGTCAAAGACGGAAGTAAATGCCAACGTTGCACCAGAACAAAAAAGAACTGTGCCAACCGGTGGCTTTGTTATGGAGAACCAAAAAAGCCTTTTATTCATTGGTGCAGCTATTGTTGCATTGATCGCTATCTATATCGCTTATCAAAAACTATACCTTGCCCCACGTGAGGTAGAGGCGGCTAACCAAATGCACGTTGCTCAAGGTTACTGGGATAAAAAAGAATGGGACAAAGCGTTGAAAGGTGATGCCAGCTATCCGGGTTTTGAAAAGATCATGGCCGATTACAGCAATACTAAAGCTGCTAACCTGGCTTACTACTACGCAGGTGTTGCTTACCTGAACAAAGGCGAATTTGGCAAAGCCATCGAGAACCTGAACAACTTCCGCAGCGATGACAACATGGTAGCTGCTGAGGCATTAGGCAGTGTAGGTGATGCTTACGTTGAACTGAAAAAATACGATGAGGCCGAAAGCAGCTTCAAAAAAGCGGTAGATAAAGCTAACAACAAGTTCCTGTCACCTTTCTACCTGAAAAAATTAGGCCTTGTGCAGGAAGCGTTAAAAGATTACGCTGGTGCCGCCGAAAGCTACAACAAGATCAAGAGCGATTACCCGGCCAGCGCCGAAGCTCAAAGCATTGATGCTTACATTGGCCGTGTTGAAGCTAAACAATAA
- the ribH gene encoding 6,7-dimethyl-8-ribityllumazine synthase: MATQLKDLSDFSHTTIPSAEPFRFGIVVAEWNAKITGALYAGAYQSLIEHGALESNVFTYAVPGSFELTSGADLLLQNKNLDAVICLGCVIQGETRHFDFICDAVAHGVTNVSVKHVKPVIFGVLTTDNEQQAMDRAGGKHGNKGVEAAVTAIKMADLAKQLQDH; this comes from the coding sequence ATGGCCACTCAATTAAAAGATCTTTCTGACTTTTCGCACACTACCATACCCAGTGCTGAGCCCTTCAGGTTCGGTATAGTGGTGGCCGAGTGGAACGCCAAGATAACCGGTGCCCTATACGCAGGTGCCTACCAAAGCCTGATCGAGCATGGAGCTTTGGAGAGTAATGTGTTCACTTACGCGGTACCCGGCAGCTTTGAGTTGACCTCGGGCGCCGACCTTTTACTACAGAACAAGAACCTGGATGCAGTGATCTGCTTGGGTTGCGTGATACAGGGCGAGACCCGCCATTTTGATTTTATTTGCGATGCGGTGGCCCATGGTGTAACAAATGTATCGGTCAAACACGTAAAACCGGTGATATTCGGGGTGTTAACTACCGATAACGAACAGCAAGCCATGGATAGGGCCGGAGGGAAGCATGGGAACAAAGGCGTTGAAGCTGCTGTAACAGCCATTAAAATGGCCGACCTTGCTAAACAGTTACAAGATCATTAA
- the ytxJ gene encoding bacillithiol system redox-active protein YtxJ has product MTWTALNSADQIDAIKQQPGYSIIFKHSTRCSISMMAKRRFELDWDQLPESVPLYFLDLIKFREISNQVAQDFQVHHESPQLLLIKDGECILDQSHGAISVEETLEMVQ; this is encoded by the coding sequence ATGACCTGGACAGCGCTAAACTCGGCCGATCAGATCGACGCCATCAAACAACAACCTGGTTACAGCATTATTTTTAAGCACAGCACCCGTTGTTCGATCAGTATGATGGCCAAACGCCGTTTTGAACTGGATTGGGATCAGCTGCCTGAAAGCGTTCCTCTTTACTTTTTAGACCTGATCAAATTCCGCGAGATATCTAACCAGGTAGCTCAGGATTTCCAGGTCCACCATGAATCGCCGCAGTTGCTGCTGATCAAGGATGGTGAATGCATCCTCGACCAATCGCACGGCGCCATCTCTGTTGAAGAGACGCTGGAAATGGTGCAGTAA
- the lipA gene encoding lipoyl synthase produces the protein MIDLPVIPANQVQRKPDWLRVKLPVGKEYAHVRSLVDTHKLHTICESGNCPNMGECWGAGTATFMILGNICTRSCSFCAVATGRPLAVDMDEPERVATSVKLMQVKHCVITSVDRDDLKDGGSIIWAETINAIRRESPDTTLETLLPDFKGNWENLARVLAVRPEVVSHNLETVRRLTREVRIQAKYDRSLDCLRQISAAGLRTKSGIMLGLGEQEEDVLEAMQDLYDAGVHILTLGQYLQPTRNHHPVIDWVTPDQFKYYKEVGLQMGFKYVESGPLVRSSYHAEKHLFDL, from the coding sequence ATGATCGATCTTCCGGTAATACCTGCCAACCAGGTACAACGCAAACCCGACTGGTTAAGAGTTAAGCTTCCTGTTGGTAAAGAGTATGCGCATGTACGCAGTTTGGTTGACACCCATAAACTTCATACCATTTGCGAGAGCGGCAACTGCCCTAACATGGGCGAGTGTTGGGGTGCCGGTACGGCGACCTTTATGATCCTGGGTAACATCTGTACCCGGTCTTGCTCGTTCTGCGCGGTAGCTACCGGCAGGCCGCTGGCCGTTGATATGGATGAGCCGGAACGTGTGGCCACCTCGGTCAAGCTGATGCAGGTCAAACACTGCGTGATCACCTCGGTAGATCGTGACGACCTAAAGGATGGCGGATCCATCATTTGGGCTGAGACCATCAACGCTATTCGTCGCGAAAGCCCTGACACTACGCTGGAGACCCTTCTGCCTGATTTTAAAGGCAATTGGGAGAACCTGGCCCGCGTACTGGCGGTACGCCCCGAAGTGGTATCACACAACCTGGAGACCGTACGCCGCCTGACCCGCGAGGTACGTATACAAGCCAAGTACGATCGCAGCTTAGATTGCTTGCGCCAGATATCGGCCGCAGGCCTTCGTACCAAATCAGGCATTATGCTGGGCTTGGGCGAGCAGGAAGAGGATGTACTGGAAGCCATGCAAGATCTGTATGATGCCGGTGTGCACATCCTTACCTTAGGCCAGTACCTGCAACCTACCCGTAACCACCACCCGGTGATCGATTGGGTAACACCAGATCAGTTCAAATATTATAAAGAAGTTGGCCTGCAAATGGGCTTCAAATATGTAGAAAGCGGACCGCTGGTACGTTCATCATATCACGCCGAAAAACATTTGTTCGACCTGTAA
- a CDS encoding RNA polymerase sigma factor, with translation MAKKHKLSLSEEELVHALQRHEKIAAEALYDMYSASLFGVIVRIVNDEATAEDVLQEVFVKIWHSSSSYSADKGRLFTWMVNIARNLSIDKIRSKDFKNQFKNQELENNVNYIDTHNSTVYKPELVGVKELVDKLRPEQRSILDLIYFKGYTHVEAADELGMPLGTVKTRLRMAIQELRKHFN, from the coding sequence TTGGCCAAAAAACATAAACTTTCCCTAAGCGAAGAAGAACTTGTACATGCCCTGCAGCGCCACGAAAAGATAGCTGCCGAGGCGTTGTATGATATGTATTCGGCCTCGTTATTTGGTGTGATCGTCAGGATCGTGAATGATGAAGCTACCGCCGAGGACGTTTTGCAGGAGGTTTTTGTGAAGATATGGCATTCCTCATCAAGTTATAGTGCCGATAAAGGCCGGCTGTTCACCTGGATGGTGAACATTGCCCGTAACTTGTCTATCGACAAGATCCGATCTAAAGATTTTAAGAATCAATTCAAAAACCAGGAACTCGAAAATAACGTAAATTACATCGACACGCATAACAGCACGGTGTATAAGCCAGAGTTGGTGGGCGTTAAGGAGTTGGTTGATAAGCTGAGACCCGAGCAAAGATCCATACTCGATCTTATTTATTTCAAAGGTTATACACATGTTGAGGCAGCGGATGAACTGGGGATGCCCCTGGGCACCGTAAAGACCCGTTTGCGTATGGCCATACAAGAGCTAAGGAAGCATTTCAATTGA
- a CDS encoding anti-sigma factor, with the protein MSADEKLEVETMARKHAEVMAELREIEATMENYADVNAVTPSASTRDRVLNSLLTNLGDDRNLKSSRSQSLTAKVAAMPQTTARRSVNFYKYAFAACLLLLCVSVAALIVVYQQLRTSNDQLLSATLYNQKVVRQVSMMDNELSMYRDTSFKLIRLKGVNKTPASSLTVAWNAAERKVMVDLANAKLPETDKDHQYQLWAIAAGKPVDLGVFDSAQPDSAVVRAMKPIGEAQAFAVTIEPRGGSVDPTMDNMVVMAAL; encoded by the coding sequence ATGAGCGCAGACGAAAAGCTTGAAGTGGAAACTATGGCTCGTAAGCATGCCGAGGTAATGGCCGAGTTGCGTGAGATAGAGGCCACGATGGAAAATTATGCCGACGTTAACGCGGTGACCCCATCGGCCAGCACGCGCGATCGTGTGCTCAATAGCCTGCTTACTAACCTGGGCGACGACCGCAACCTCAAAAGCAGCCGTTCACAGTCGCTTACCGCCAAGGTGGCTGCCATGCCGCAAACCACAGCACGCCGTTCGGTCAACTTTTATAAATATGCTTTTGCCGCCTGCCTTTTACTGCTTTGTGTGAGTGTTGCTGCGCTGATCGTGGTATATCAACAATTACGCACCTCTAATGATCAGCTGTTGAGCGCTACACTTTATAACCAAAAAGTAGTGCGCCAGGTAAGCATGATGGATAACGAGTTAAGCATGTACCGTGACACTTCATTCAAGCTTATCAGGCTCAAGGGAGTTAACAAAACGCCGGCATCAAGCCTTACCGTAGCCTGGAATGCTGCCGAGCGTAAGGTGATGGTGGACCTGGCCAATGCCAAACTTCCTGAAACGGACAAAGATCACCAGTACCAACTGTGGGCAATTGCCGCAGGCAAACCGGTGGATCTCGGTGTCTTTGATAGTGCTCAGCCTGATTCGGCAGTGGTAAGAGCTATGAAACCTATCGGTGAGGCTCAGGCCTTTGCAGTGACGATCGAGCCACGTGGCGGCAGTGTTGACCCTACCATGGACAATATGGTGGTAATGGCCGCCCTCTGA
- a CDS encoding NAD(P)H-hydrate dehydratase, producing the protein MQPLLTASQIREADAYTIAHEPVSSIDLMERASKAFVSWFVNHFPDQQETIAIYCGTGNNGGDGLAIARLLHGHGYHQVDVKLVRFSDKASKDFQENLQRLQALPVTITEIHPDQPTVKEEPASIIIDAILGSGLNKPLSGAYEQLVNSLNGLQRTVVAVDVPTGLYTDGEIDPQAAVLKADVVITFQQPKINFLLPDSAPFMDEWKAVNIGLDAGFMSSIGSPYKMVEMADIQAIIKPRKRFSNKGTYGHALLIAGQERTMGAALLCSSACMYAGAGLTTTCIPASGLTALNSYQAEVMASVREPGQTPSLELDKFSVIAIGPGLGKDDDARNWLRYVLTNYRKPIVVDADALNMLAAEPELLHRLPAGSVLTPHMKEFDRLFGERQNWWQRLQTLRQKTQELNLCIVLKNSYTMTGTPDGNVYFNCTSNAAMAVGGMGDVLTGIITALMSQGHSGKDACIAGVHLHGKAGDELALSNRLHVVLPGQVAAQVPATIAKML; encoded by the coding sequence ATGCAACCCCTCCTCACCGCATCTCAGATCCGCGAAGCGGATGCTTATACTATCGCTCATGAACCGGTCTCTTCCATCGATCTGATGGAGCGGGCCTCAAAGGCTTTTGTGAGCTGGTTCGTGAACCATTTCCCTGATCAGCAGGAGACGATAGCCATTTACTGCGGTACAGGCAATAACGGTGGCGATGGGCTAGCCATAGCGCGCTTGTTGCATGGGCATGGGTATCATCAAGTGGACGTGAAGCTGGTGCGTTTCTCAGACAAAGCTTCAAAAGACTTCCAGGAGAACCTGCAACGGCTGCAAGCTCTACCAGTGACCATCACCGAGATACATCCTGATCAACCTACTGTTAAGGAAGAACCTGCAAGCATAATTATTGATGCCATACTGGGCAGCGGGTTAAATAAGCCACTTAGCGGAGCTTATGAACAACTGGTGAATAGCCTCAACGGGCTCCAAAGAACGGTAGTAGCCGTTGATGTGCCTACCGGACTTTATACCGATGGCGAGATCGACCCCCAAGCAGCCGTATTGAAGGCCGATGTGGTGATCACCTTCCAACAACCCAAGATCAACTTTTTACTGCCCGACTCGGCGCCTTTCATGGATGAATGGAAGGCGGTGAATATCGGGTTAGATGCTGGTTTTATGAGCAGCATAGGCTCACCTTATAAAATGGTGGAAATGGCCGACATACAAGCCATCATTAAACCGCGTAAGCGGTTCAGTAATAAAGGTACCTATGGGCATGCACTGCTGATCGCTGGTCAGGAGCGTACCATGGGTGCTGCGTTGCTATGCTCATCGGCCTGTATGTACGCTGGGGCTGGGCTTACTACGACCTGTATACCTGCCAGCGGACTTACCGCACTCAATAGCTACCAGGCCGAGGTAATGGCCTCTGTACGGGAACCGGGTCAAACGCCCAGCCTCGAACTTGATAAGTTCAGTGTGATCGCCATCGGTCCGGGTTTGGGTAAGGATGATGATGCCCGTAACTGGCTGAGGTATGTGCTCACCAATTACCGAAAGCCGATAGTGGTGGATGCGGACGCCTTGAACATGCTCGCTGCGGAACCTGAGCTTTTACATCGACTCCCCGCTGGCTCGGTGCTTACCCCGCATATGAAAGAATTTGACCGTTTATTTGGCGAGCGTCAAAATTGGTGGCAGCGCTTACAGACCTTGCGCCAAAAGACACAAGAGCTCAACCTTTGCATCGTGCTCAAGAACAGCTATACCATGACCGGTACGCCCGATGGTAACGTGTACTTTAACTGCACCAGCAATGCCGCAATGGCAGTAGGGGGGATGGGAGATGTACTGACCGGCATCATTACCGCGTTGATGTCGCAAGGCCACTCAGGCAAGGATGCTTGCATAGCAGGCGTTCACCTGCACGGCAAGGCTGGCGATGAGCTGGCGCTGTCTAACAGGTTACATGTTGTACTACCCGGGCAGGTAGCCGCTCAGGTGCCGGCCACCATAGCTAAAATGCTATGA
- a CDS encoding DUF6624 domain-containing protein, giving the protein MKRYTFLILFLVIDLYDLHAQQASSPYLALVAKADALYEAKDYKGSALKYSEAFASNKGMGRVDDRYNAACSWALAGETDSAFANLDRIVHKGKYANYEHIIKDTDLNSLHADKRWKKLVEKVKLNQAAAEAGYNKPLMTELNQIFNDDQSYRLKLDSVSKQYGRESKEVKDLWKTISYKDSIDLVKVKGILDQHGWLGANEVGDRGNLALFLVIQHADIATQVKYLPMVREAVKAGKAQPSSLALLEDRVALRQGKKQIYGSQISVDSKTGKATISPIEDEPNVNKRRASVGLQPLEDYVKQWGIDYHLPKAQ; this is encoded by the coding sequence ATGAAAAGATATACCTTCCTTATCCTGTTCCTTGTAATCGATCTTTATGATCTGCATGCACAACAAGCCAGTTCACCCTACCTGGCACTGGTAGCAAAAGCCGACGCACTATATGAGGCCAAAGACTATAAAGGTTCTGCGCTAAAATATTCGGAAGCCTTTGCAAGTAACAAGGGAATGGGCAGGGTAGATGACCGTTACAATGCGGCCTGCTCATGGGCTTTAGCCGGTGAGACCGATAGTGCTTTTGCGAACCTTGATCGTATCGTTCACAAAGGCAAATATGCTAACTATGAGCATATTATAAAGGATACGGACCTGAACTCACTTCATGCAGATAAACGGTGGAAAAAACTCGTTGAAAAGGTAAAGCTCAATCAGGCTGCTGCCGAAGCTGGATACAACAAGCCGCTGATGACCGAATTGAACCAGATCTTCAACGATGATCAAAGTTATCGGCTGAAATTAGATTCGGTGTCCAAGCAGTATGGCAGAGAGTCAAAAGAAGTGAAGGACTTATGGAAAACCATCTCTTATAAAGACTCGATCGATCTGGTCAAGGTCAAAGGCATCCTTGATCAGCATGGTTGGCTCGGTGCTAATGAGGTGGGCGATCGCGGTAATTTGGCTCTCTTCCTGGTGATCCAGCATGCTGACATCGCTACGCAGGTGAAGTACTTGCCTATGGTACGCGAAGCAGTAAAAGCAGGGAAAGCGCAACCTTCGAGCCTCGCACTGCTCGAGGATAGGGTAGCGCTGCGGCAGGGTAAAAAGCAGATCTATGGCAGCCAGATCAGTGTTGATAGCAAAACCGGTAAAGCCACCATCAGCCCGATCGAGGATGAGCCCAACGTGAACAAGCGCCGTGCATCAGTTGGCTTGCAACCGTTGGAGGACTATGTGAAACAATGGGGTATCGACTATCATTTACCTAAAGCGCAGTAA
- the uvrA gene encoding excinuclease ABC subunit UvrA yields the protein MAEKTIDLGEQSEVEVYGARVHNLKNIDVSFPRNQLVVITGLSGSGKSSLAFDTIYAEGQRRYMETFSAYSRQFMGGMERPDVDKVSGLSPVIAIEQKTTSKNPRSTVGTITEIYDFMRLLFARAGEAYSYISGQKMERMSEDQILRTITEKFDGQPVNILAPVVKGRKGHYRELFEQIRKQGYLKVYVDGQIMDVEPKMQLDRYKIHDIDIVVDRLVVTEKDGKRLYTSVQSALKTAKGIIRIADKDNNVSYFSKFLMDPVSGISYDEPQPNTFSFNSPYGACEKCDGLGYIFVVDEASVIPDPKLSIMNGGLAPLGEYRDTWTFQVLKALAKKYEFSLSVPIEKIPREKLDIILNGSNEIISVAVEYNKWNVENYQVTFDGIIRMLEEQQERKSEGVSDDLESYRTLKVCPVCEGARLKKESLNFKVDGKNIFELATMDIRTLQEWFVGVEDRLNERQNVIAREILKEIRARIGFLLDVGLSYLTLDRTARTLSGGEAQRIRLATQIGSQLMNVMYILDEPSIGLHQRDNDRLIRALKDLRDLGNTVLVVEHDKDMILEADYVIDMGPSAGVHGGTVVAQGTPQELMSVNTLTTSYINGTKEIEVPKKRRKGNGKSLTLKKATGHNLKKVTVEFPLGKLIGITGVSGSGKSSLITETLYPILNHHFFRAKKTPLPYDKIEGLEHIDKVIEIDQTPIGRTPRSNPATYTGVFSDIRALYVQLPESKIRGYKPGRFSFNVKGGRCETCQGAGQKVIEMNFLPDVQVPCEECGGKRYNRETLEVRYRGKSISDVLDMSIEDATAFFEHIPAIYRKVRTLNDVGLGYITLGQSSLTLSGGEAQRVKLATELSKKDTGNTFYILDEPTTGLHFEDINVLLGVLQQLVDKGNTVLVIEHNLDVIKVVDHVIDLGPEGGSGGGTIMYKGTPEGLCKVKESFTGVFLAKEMKL from the coding sequence ATGGCTGAAAAAACGATCGACCTGGGCGAACAAAGCGAAGTGGAGGTGTACGGTGCCCGGGTACATAACTTAAAAAATATCGATGTTTCTTTTCCGCGCAACCAGCTGGTGGTGATCACCGGGCTGAGTGGAAGCGGTAAATCGTCATTAGCTTTTGATACGATATATGCCGAAGGACAGCGCCGTTACATGGAAACGTTCTCGGCCTACTCAAGGCAGTTCATGGGTGGTATGGAACGCCCCGATGTGGATAAGGTATCGGGCCTGAGCCCGGTGATCGCCATTGAGCAAAAGACCACCAGCAAGAACCCGCGCAGTACCGTGGGCACCATTACCGAGATATACGATTTCATGCGTTTGCTATTTGCCCGCGCAGGTGAGGCTTACTCGTACATCAGCGGTCAAAAAATGGAGCGCATGAGCGAGGACCAGATCCTGCGCACCATCACCGAGAAATTTGATGGGCAGCCGGTGAATATACTGGCGCCGGTAGTGAAGGGCCGTAAAGGTCACTATCGCGAATTGTTCGAGCAGATCCGCAAGCAAGGCTACCTTAAGGTATATGTGGATGGCCAGATCATGGACGTTGAGCCCAAGATGCAGCTGGACCGTTACAAGATCCACGATATCGACATTGTGGTGGACCGCTTGGTGGTGACCGAAAAGGATGGCAAACGTTTATATACTTCAGTGCAATCGGCCCTCAAAACGGCCAAAGGCATCATCCGTATAGCCGACAAGGACAATAATGTATCCTACTTCAGCAAGTTCCTGATGGACCCGGTATCGGGCATCTCGTATGACGAGCCTCAGCCCAATACCTTTTCCTTTAACTCGCCGTATGGCGCCTGCGAAAAGTGCGATGGGCTTGGTTACATCTTCGTGGTGGATGAAGCATCGGTGATACCCGACCCTAAGCTGAGCATCATGAACGGTGGCCTGGCGCCGCTGGGTGAGTACCGCGATACGTGGACCTTCCAGGTGCTGAAAGCGCTGGCCAAAAAATATGAGTTCTCGTTGTCGGTACCCATCGAGAAGATACCGCGTGAAAAGCTGGACATCATTTTGAATGGCTCGAACGAGATCATCAGCGTGGCGGTAGAGTACAACAAATGGAACGTAGAGAATTACCAGGTGACCTTCGATGGCATTATCCGCATGCTGGAAGAACAGCAGGAACGTAAAAGCGAAGGCGTGAGCGACGACCTGGAAAGCTACCGCACCTTAAAGGTATGCCCGGTATGTGAAGGCGCCCGCTTAAAAAAGGAATCATTGAACTTTAAGGTGGATGGCAAGAACATCTTCGAGCTGGCCACCATGGACATCCGCACCTTGCAGGAGTGGTTCGTTGGGGTGGAGGACCGCTTGAACGAGCGCCAGAACGTGATCGCCCGCGAGATATTAAAAGAGATACGCGCCCGCATTGGCTTTTTGCTTGATGTAGGATTGAGCTATTTGACGCTCGACCGTACCGCACGTACGCTATCAGGTGGTGAGGCGCAACGTATACGCCTGGCCACGCAGATCGGCTCGCAGCTCATGAACGTGATGTACATTTTGGATGAGCCCAGCATCGGCCTGCACCAACGTGATAATGACCGGCTGATCCGTGCCCTGAAGGATCTGCGTGATCTGGGTAACACGGTGTTGGTGGTGGAGCATGATAAGGACATGATCCTGGAGGCCGACTACGTGATCGACATGGGGCCGTCTGCTGGTGTGCATGGCGGTACCGTAGTAGCACAGGGTACCCCTCAAGAGCTGATGAGCGTGAACACGCTGACCACTTCATACATCAATGGCACTAAAGAGATAGAGGTGCCCAAAAAGCGCCGCAAGGGCAACGGCAAATCGTTGACACTGAAAAAGGCCACCGGCCATAACCTCAAAAAGGTGACCGTGGAGTTCCCGCTCGGCAAACTGATCGGTATCACGGGTGTATCCGGTAGTGGTAAATCGAGCCTGATCACCGAGACCTTGTACCCGATCTTGAATCATCACTTCTTTCGCGCTAAAAAAACACCGCTCCCTTATGATAAGATCGAGGGGCTGGAACATATAGATAAGGTGATCGAGATCGATCAAACGCCGATCGGTCGTACACCGCGATCTAACCCGGCCACTTACACCGGCGTATTCAGCGATATACGGGCGTTGTACGTGCAACTGCCAGAGTCGAAGATCCGCGGTTACAAGCCAGGCCGTTTCTCGTTCAACGTAAAAGGTGGCCGCTGCGAGACCTGCCAGGGTGCCGGCCAAAAGGTGATCGAAATGAACTTTTTACCCGATGTGCAGGTGCCTTGCGAAGAGTGCGGCGGCAAGCGCTACAACCGCGAAACGCTCGAAGTACGCTACCGTGGAAAATCCATCAGTGATGTGCTGGACATGAGCATCGAGGATGCTACGGCTTTCTTTGAGCACATCCCGGCCATTTACCGTAAGGTGAGAACGCTGAACGATGTAGGCTTGGGTTATATCACGCTGGGCCAATCGTCACTAACCCTGTCAGGTGGTGAGGCACAACGCGTAAAACTAGCTACTGAGCTTTCAAAAAAAGATACTGGTAACACTTTCTATATATTGGATGAGCCGACCACCGGATTGCACTTCGAGGATATCAACGTGCTGCTCGGCGTACTGCAACAACTGGTAGACAAAGGCAATACCGTATTGGTGATCGAGCACAACCTTGACGTGATCAAGGTGGTGGATCATGTGATCGACCTTGGCCCCGAAGGTGGCTCGGGTGGCGGTACAATCATGTATAAAGGTACACCAGAAGGATTATGCAAAGTCAAGGAAAGCTTTACTGGCGTATTCCTGGCTAAAGAGATGAAATTGTAG